Proteins encoded in a region of the Chrysiogenia bacterium genome:
- a CDS encoding sigma-54-dependent Fis family transcriptional regulator has protein sequence KLSKPALEKLRAHRWGGNVRELRNVIERAAILSESDTIDADTIWFDDLSARPEGDFLDRHPELSGMSVEDVEREMIRAALKRTGGVQSNAARQLGIPKSTLAGRIDKLGLRELLAELSGK, from the coding sequence AGAAACTCTCGAAGCCCGCGCTGGAAAAACTGCGCGCCCACCGCTGGGGCGGCAACGTGCGCGAGCTGCGCAACGTGATTGAGCGCGCCGCCATCCTCAGTGAGTCCGATACCATCGATGCCGACACTATCTGGTTTGACGATCTCTCGGCCAGGCCCGAGGGCGACTTCCTGGATCGCCACCCCGAGCTCTCGGGAATGAGCGTCGAGGACGTCGAGCGCGAGATGATCCGCGCGGCCCTCAAGCGCACCGGTGGCGTCCAGAGCAACGCCGCCCGCCAGCTCGGTATTCCCAAGAGCACACTCGCTGGGAGAATCGACAAGCTTGGGCTGCGCGAGTTGCTCGCGGAACTGAGCGGTAAATAG